GATTAAGCAACCTAAAATACCAATACCACCGATTGCTGCAAGCCAGAACCAGCTAAATACTAATGCAAAACCTGCAAGACCGAAGAATGCAGACATAATAATAGGCACACCAGAATTACTTGGCATGTGAATTGGTTTTAATTCATCAGCTGTTGGTGTAATTGTTTCTCCGCGTTTTTTCATGAACCAGAAAGCATCAGCTTCTTTAATTTCAGGAAGTTTCGCGAAGTTGTAATGTTGTACAGGAGAATGAGTTGCCCATTCAAGTGTGCGGCCATCCCATGGATCTCCAGTTGTGTCACGTTCACCGTGACGTGCACTCCAAATTACGTTGTAACAAAGAAGTACGAATCCGATACCCATCATTACTGCGCCGACAGATGCGATTTGGTTCAACCAACCCCATCCAAGGCTTTCAGAGTAAGTGTACATACGACGAGTCATACCATCTAAACCTAGGAAGTACATTGGGAAGAAACAGATGTTAAATCCGCTCATAAAGATCCAGAATGTCCATTTACCAAGGCGTTCATTTAGCATATGACCTGTCATTTTTGGATACCAGAATGTGAATCCAGCAAGCATAGCGAATACTGTACCTGCGATTAATACGTAGTGGAAATGAGCGACTAGGAAGTAGCTGTTATGGTATTGATAATCAGCTGCTGCCATTCCAAGCATAACCCCTGTAACTCCACCAACTACGAAGTTTGGAATAAATGCCAATGACCAAAGCATTGGAACTGTAAAACGAATACGTCCTTTATACAGCGTAAACAACCAGTTAAATATTTTAACACCGGTTGGAATCGAAATCGCCATTGTCGAAATCGAGAAGAACGAGTTAACCGCTGGACCTGCACCCATCGTGAAGAAGTGATGAAGCCATACGACGAAACTTAGTAAAGAAATTGCAACCATTGAGTATACCATCGCACTGTAACCGAATAGACGTTTACGTGAGAATGTACTAATGATTTCAGAGAAAATACCGAATGCCGGTAAAATAACGATATATACTTCAGGGTGACCCCATACCCAGAACAAGTTGGCCCAGAGCATTGGCATACCGCCGCTCGCCATCGTAAAGAAGTGAGCATCAAATAGACGGTCAAATGTCATTAATGCAAGAGCTACTGTTAATACTGGGAAAGCGAAAATAATGATTACACATGTAATTAAAATAGACCATGTAAACATTGGCATTTTCATTAATTTCATTCCAGGTGTACGCATTTTTAAAATAGTAACTAGGAAGTTAATACCTGTCATTAAC
This Bacillus mycoides DNA region includes the following protein-coding sequences:
- the qoxB gene encoding cytochrome aa3 quinol oxidase subunit I, whose protein sequence is MKLDEFFVTGDPIIYGADASIVLVTLAILFVLTKYKKWRWLWDEWLTTVDHKKIGTMYIISAVIMLFRGGMDGLMIRAQLTFPDTTYLNAEHYNGIFTTHGTVMILFMAMPFVLGLMNVVVPLQIGARDVAYPFLNALSFWLFFIGAMLFNIAFVIGGSPDAGWTSYFPMAGTEFTPGVGNNFYAIALQISGIGTLMTGINFLVTILKMRTPGMKLMKMPMFTWSILITCVIIIFAFPVLTVALALMTFDRLFDAHFFTMASGGMPMLWANLFWVWGHPEVYIVILPAFGIFSEIISTFSRKRLFGYSAMVYSMVAISLLSFVVWLHHFFTMGAGPAVNSFFSISTMAISIPTGVKIFNWLFTLYKGRIRFTVPMLWSLAFIPNFVVGGVTGVMLGMAAADYQYHNSYFLVAHFHYVLIAGTVFAMLAGFTFWYPKMTGHMLNERLGKWTFWIFMSGFNICFFPMYFLGLDGMTRRMYTYSESLGWGWLNQIASVGAVMMGIGFVLLCYNVIWSARHGERDTTGDPWDGRTLEWATHSPVQHYNFAKLPEIKEADAFWFMKKRGETITPTADELKPIHMPSNSGVPIIMSAFFGLAGFALVFSWFWLAAIGGIGILGCLIYRSFDYDDGYYVSVDEIKETEHIA